DNA from Halogeometricum sp. S1BR25-6:
CCTCTTCTAACTCGGCGCGTTCGTCGTCTCCCATCTCGTACATCTCGCCCGAGGACGCCGTCTCCTCGTCGGCCGTCGTCGACGACCCGTCGTCGCCTGCGTTCGCCTCGGCGTCGTCAGCGTCGCCCGCGTCGAAATCGCCCAGTCCGCCCGCCGCGTCGTCCGAGTCGGACTCGGTCGTCCCGTCTCCGGTCGTCTCCGAGGGCGCGGGCGCGGACGACCCCCCCTCGAAGTCACCCAGTCCGCTCGCTGCATCGTCCGAGTCGGACGTCGCCGAGTCGCTCGTCGACCCGCCGGCGTCCGCCGTCGCGGAGGCGGCGGTCCGTTCGGTCGAGTCGGGGCCTGCATCTGCGTCCGCCTCGGACGTCGTGTCCGGCGCCTCCGTCGACGGGTCGGGGCCGGACGGGTCAGGCGTTTCGGAGGATTCGGCGGCCGCCGTCTCCATCCCGGGTTCGGTCGTCTCCCGTTCGGTCTCGGGCGACCCGGTTCCCGCGTCCGCCGTCGTACCTTCACTTTCGTTCGCGTGTGCGTCCGCGTCCGTCTCCGCGTCGGCGGTCGCACCCTCGTCCGGTGTCGTTTCGGCGGTCGGGTCGTCGCCGACCGACTCCGAGTCAAGGTCCGGGCCGGAGTCGGCGTTGGCGTCGGGTCCGGCCGCCGGACCGTCCGCGTCGCCGCTCTCGCGGACCTCGGTGAGGGCCGCGTCGCCGCCCTCGGGTTCCGTCGCGGCCGGGACGTCGGGGAGCGGACCGAGTTCGTCCGGACCGACTGCGTCGGGGTCGACGCCCAGCGAGTCGACGGCGTCGCGGTCGCCCGACACGAGTTCGAGCGCCTGCACGGCCAGCGTCCGGACTGCTTCGAGGTAGTGTTCGCTCGTGTCGTAGTGGTCGAGGGCGAGGGGGACGCCCGCCGCCAGCGACTCGCCTACGCCGCGCGCTTCGAGGGCGACGCGCAGGTCGTCGCCGCGGCGGTCCATCGCCATCGCGGCCCGCATCGTCGCCACGCGTTCGAGCGTCGCCCGCGCGGCCGCGACGACCCAGCGGTCCCGCGTGCCGGCGTCGACTTCGTTGATGCTCTCCGGGCGGACCGAGGTGAACACCCGGTCGGAGTCCTCCGGTTCGTACGTCCGCGCCTTGCCCGTGATGGAGACAAACATCGGCGGCGCCGCGCGGTCGAGGAAGTTCATCGCCTCCGGTTGGTACTGCCCGGCGTACGTGACGAACACGCCCGTCGGGTCGGCGATTCTCCCTCTGAGGACCTCCTCGTTCACCGACTCGACCTCGGTGAGGGCGCCGACGGCGAACAGGCGGTTCACGCGCGCGCCGGTCGGCGTGACGACGTAGTTCGGCGCTCGCTCCTCGTCGCCCTCGGAGTACGACAGCGTCGCGTCGTCGAACTCCGCGGCGAAGACGCGGTAGGCCACCTCGCGGCGGTTCTCGATGACGCTCATGCGGACACCTCCGAGAGGACGGTGGCAGCGCGGTCGGCGGGGTCGTCCCCCGTCTCCTCGAACTCGGTCGCTTCGAGGTTCGCGCCGTAGTCGTCCACCGAGAGGTTGCCGCGGACGCGGAACTCCCGGCCGACGACTCGGCTCCTGATTTCGTCGGCGACGACCTCCTTATCCATCGCCTCGCGGGCCGCCTCCATCGCGTCGTCCATCGGCGCGCCGTACAGTTCCTCCGTGAGGTCCCTGTCCAAGACGGCCGTCACGGTTCCGTGCCCGTCGTCGATGATGGCCTTCACGCGCATGTCGTCCTCGCCCTCGACGTCGCCGTGGGTGCGGCACTGCCCGTTCTGGAGGACGCGCCCGCAGTCGGGACAGCGCTCGATGAGTCCCGACCCGTCGCGCACTTCGAGGAGGTTGCCGACGACTTCGACGTCGAACATCCCGCCGGACCCGACGGCCTCGTCGATGCGCATCCGCGGGGCGTCCTCGTTCACTTCGACCTCTCGGGAGAGCGGCGTGACCGTGGTGAACTCCGAGAGGTTCACCTGCGGGACGCCGCGGAACTCGCGGACGTACACGTCCTCGAAGCGGAACGCCTCGCCCTCGCGGAGTTCGGGGCGCGCCCCCCAGTCGGTGAACGGCAATCTGGCCGATTCGTCGGCGACGACGCCCGACCGGATGGTCGTATCGCCGTCGCGTCCGGAGATGACCCGTTCCTCGGATTCGAGGACGCGGACCTCGACGTTGCGCCCGCGGTCGCCGGCGCGGAGGTCCACGAGGTCGGTGTCGCCGCCGGCCTCGTGGGCCGTCTCGACGGGGTCGGTCTCC
Protein-coding regions in this window:
- a CDS encoding Single-stranded DNA binding protein; its protein translation is MNVDEHAEELASTLGVDKAEVKSDLENLLSYSVPIDEAKQSIRRKHGGDSGASAAPTSKDVADVGTDDGNVTVTVRVLTVGQRSIRYQGEEQTIREGELADATGKISYTAWQDFGFEAGDSVTVGNANVREWDGKPELNLGQSTTVAVETDPVETAHEAGGDTDLVDLRAGDRGRNVEVRVLESEERVISGRDGDTTIRSGVVADESARLPFTDWGARPELREGEAFRFEDVYVREFRGVPQVNLSEFTTVTPLSREVEVNEDAPRMRIDEAVGSGGMFDVEVVGNLLEVRDGSGLIERCPDCGRVLQNGQCRTHGDVEGEDDMRVKAIIDDGHGTVTAVLDRDLTEELYGAPMDDAMEAAREAMDKEVVADEIRSRVVGREFRVRGNLSVDDYGANLEATEFEETGDDPADRAATVLSEVSA